In Brevibacillus brevis NBRC 100599, a single genomic region encodes these proteins:
- a CDS encoding metal-sensitive transcriptional regulator, giving the protein MEDNHQCCSTDRSTERPDKIKSNLISRLNRVEGQVRGIRGMVEKDVYCDDILNQIAAVQSALNAVGKMLLEGHMKSCVMDRIQQGDHEVIDELLKTMNKLMK; this is encoded by the coding sequence ATGGAAGACAACCATCAATGCTGCTCGACGGATCGGTCCACTGAAAGGCCGGATAAAATCAAGTCTAATCTCATCTCCCGTCTGAATCGGGTAGAGGGACAAGTTCGTGGAATTCGTGGAATGGTAGAAAAGGATGTCTACTGCGACGACATTCTCAATCAAATTGCAGCGGTGCAGTCTGCACTGAATGCGGTTGGGAAAATGCTCCTCGAAGGACATATGAAAAGCTGTGTGATGGATCGCATTCAGCAAGGCGATCATGAAGTGATTGATGAGCTATTGAAAACGATGAACAAACTCATGAAGTAA
- a CDS encoding bifunctional 3-deoxy-7-phosphoheptulonate synthase/chorismate mutase produces MAHDQIETMRKQIDEINLQILELINKRATLVQELGKEKEKQGSNRFDPERERQMLNLLVENNKGPFNDNAIRHLFKQIFQVSLDLQDDDKKKVLLVSRKKKAEDTVITVKGVEFGGKNPILIAGPCSVESYEQVRAVAENHAKRGLRTLRGGAYKPRTSPYDFQGLGEEGLQILKRIGDEFNLVTISEIVTPADLEMATKYIDVIQIGARNMQNFELLKAAGRVNKPILLKRGLSATIEEFIYAAEYILSEGNSQVMLCERGIRTYEKATRNTLDISAVPLLKQETHLPVFVDVTHSTGRRDLLLPCAKAGFAVGSDGIMVEVHPDPDVALSDAKQQLNIPQFNEFVDELLASGLYKDENVATRV; encoded by the coding sequence ATGGCACACGATCAAATCGAAACCATGCGCAAGCAGATAGACGAGATCAACCTGCAAATTCTTGAATTGATCAACAAACGAGCTACCTTGGTTCAAGAGCTCGGCAAAGAAAAAGAAAAACAGGGCAGCAACCGTTTTGACCCAGAACGTGAGCGCCAAATGCTCAATCTGCTCGTGGAAAACAATAAAGGTCCTTTCAATGACAATGCTATTCGTCATTTGTTCAAGCAAATATTCCAAGTTTCCTTAGATCTGCAAGACGACGATAAGAAAAAAGTACTCCTCGTTAGCCGTAAGAAAAAGGCAGAGGATACGGTTATCACGGTAAAAGGCGTAGAGTTCGGAGGAAAAAATCCGATTCTGATCGCAGGTCCTTGCTCCGTGGAAAGCTACGAGCAAGTAAGAGCCGTAGCAGAAAACCACGCAAAACGCGGACTGCGCACATTGCGCGGCGGTGCGTACAAGCCTCGTACCTCGCCATACGACTTCCAAGGTCTGGGTGAAGAAGGCTTGCAAATTCTCAAACGCATCGGGGATGAATTCAACCTCGTAACGATCAGTGAAATCGTGACGCCAGCAGATCTAGAGATGGCGACAAAATACATCGATGTTATCCAAATCGGTGCTCGCAATATGCAAAACTTCGAGCTGCTGAAGGCGGCAGGTCGTGTGAACAAGCCGATCCTCTTGAAGCGTGGCCTCTCCGCTACGATTGAAGAGTTCATCTACGCGGCAGAGTACATCCTGTCCGAAGGGAACTCACAAGTCATGCTGTGCGAGCGTGGAATTCGCACGTATGAAAAAGCGACACGCAATACGCTCGATATTTCTGCGGTACCACTCCTCAAGCAAGAGACGCACTTGCCAGTGTTTGTCGACGTGACGCACTCTACAGGTCGTCGTGATCTGCTCTTGCCTTGCGCGAAAGCAGGCTTCGCAGTCGGTTCTGACGGAATCATGGTAGAGGTTCACCCAGATCCAGATGTGGCACTGTCTGATGCGAAGCAACAGTTGAACATTCCACAGTTCAACGAGTTCGTTGATGAACTGCTTGCTTCTGGCCTGTACAAAGACGAGAATGTGGCAACGAGAGTATAA
- a CDS encoding 5'-methylthioadenosine/adenosylhomocysteine nucleosidase: MRYGIIGAMDEEIALYLEAMQETTTATKAGITYYTGKMEGKDVVLCKSGVGKVNAAVTTQILIDSFQVERVIFTGVAGAVHPELNIGDIVVSTDCIQHDIDVTPLGFEPGQIPFTEQWTWQADAGLMQQAIDAGKELEAGVQVVSGRILSGDQFVASREKVQWLYEQFAAHCTEMEGASVGQVCAMNGVPFVVVRSMSDKADGSAHVNFVEFTKLASQRSYAIVRNMLTATRAAIAAGVIVYSTKNCVDCDMVKNWLTVKDVSFEVRDVMTSRAYQEEVERFGFMGVPVTVVGDKAVKGFAPSELEELVK; encoded by the coding sequence ATGCGTTACGGAATTATCGGTGCGATGGATGAAGAAATCGCGCTTTACTTGGAAGCGATGCAAGAGACGACTACTGCCACCAAAGCAGGCATTACCTATTACACAGGTAAAATGGAAGGCAAGGATGTCGTGCTGTGCAAATCAGGTGTCGGCAAGGTGAATGCTGCCGTGACGACACAAATCCTCATTGATTCATTCCAAGTGGAACGTGTCATTTTCACAGGTGTGGCAGGAGCTGTTCACCCTGAATTAAATATTGGTGACATTGTGGTTTCGACGGATTGCATCCAACATGATATTGATGTGACACCACTTGGCTTTGAGCCAGGACAGATTCCGTTTACAGAGCAATGGACCTGGCAAGCGGATGCTGGGCTGATGCAGCAAGCGATCGATGCGGGCAAGGAGCTGGAAGCGGGAGTTCAAGTAGTGAGCGGTCGTATCCTGTCTGGTGACCAGTTTGTTGCCAGTCGGGAAAAGGTTCAATGGCTGTATGAGCAATTTGCAGCACACTGTACCGAAATGGAAGGGGCATCTGTAGGACAAGTATGTGCGATGAATGGCGTGCCGTTTGTCGTGGTTCGCTCGATGTCGGATAAAGCAGACGGCTCCGCGCATGTAAACTTCGTGGAATTTACCAAGCTGGCATCCCAGCGCTCCTACGCGATTGTCCGTAACATGCTGACAGCTACACGAGCAGCGATAGCTGCGGGAGTGATTGTCTACTCGACGAAAAACTGTGTGGATTGTGACATGGTTAAGAACTGGCTGACAGTAAAAGATGTTTCCTTTGAAGTACGCGATGTCATGACGAGTCGTGCCTATCAAGAGGAAGTAGAGCGCTTTGGCTTCATGGGTGTGCCTGTAACAGTCGTAGGCGATAAAGCGGTAAAAGGCTTTGCACCGTCTGAGCTGGAAGAGCTAGTGAAATAA
- the ccpA gene encoding catabolite control protein A, translating to MPVTIYDVAREAGVSMATVSRVVNGNPNVKPLTRKKVLAAIERLGYRPNAVARGLASKKTTTVGVIIPDISSLFFSELARGIEDIATMYKYNIILCNSDQRMEKELQLINTLLEKQVDGLLFLGAEIKEDHLQALTSTSVPTVLAATRDADNVLPSVSIDHFQAAYDATEALVARGHKRIAMIAGPANDPLAGLMRYEGYKKALKDAGIELDEELIATGNYFYESGLSTTKGFLALKNPPTAIFAANDEMAIGAIHAIQDSGLNVPGDIEVIGHDNIRLVEMVRPRLTSVVQPMYDIGAVAMRLLTKYMNNENVEEHVVLLPHRIEYRESTKPEQA from the coding sequence ATGCCGGTTACTATATACGACGTAGCAAGAGAAGCGGGGGTGTCGATGGCGACAGTTTCCCGTGTAGTCAACGGGAATCCCAACGTAAAGCCTTTGACCCGAAAAAAGGTATTGGCTGCGATTGAGCGCTTGGGATATCGACCAAATGCGGTTGCTCGTGGACTCGCCAGCAAAAAAACGACAACAGTTGGTGTCATCATCCCGGATATCTCCAGTTTGTTTTTCTCCGAATTAGCGCGGGGGATTGAAGATATCGCTACCATGTACAAATACAATATCATTCTGTGTAACTCTGACCAACGGATGGAAAAGGAATTGCAGCTCATTAATACTTTGCTCGAAAAGCAAGTGGACGGGCTTCTGTTCCTGGGGGCAGAAATCAAAGAAGATCATTTGCAGGCATTAACAAGCACGTCTGTACCGACTGTACTCGCTGCGACTCGCGATGCGGACAACGTACTCCCGTCGGTAAGCATTGACCATTTCCAAGCTGCATATGATGCAACGGAGGCATTGGTTGCACGCGGGCACAAGCGCATTGCAATGATCGCGGGTCCTGCAAACGATCCATTGGCAGGGTTGATGCGCTATGAAGGCTATAAAAAGGCGTTGAAGGATGCGGGCATCGAGCTGGATGAAGAGCTGATTGCCACAGGCAACTACTTTTATGAATCGGGCTTGTCCACTACAAAAGGGTTTCTTGCCCTTAAAAATCCGCCGACGGCGATTTTCGCAGCGAATGATGAGATGGCTATTGGCGCAATCCACGCCATACAAGACTCTGGCTTGAACGTGCCAGGTGACATCGAAGTGATTGGTCACGATAATATTCGTCTGGTTGAAATGGTGCGTCCGCGACTGACTTCTGTCGTACAGCCCATGTATGATATTGGTGCGGTGGCGATGCGCCTGTTGACCAAGTACATGAATAACGAGAACGTCGAAGAACATGTCGTGCTGCTGCCGCATCGAATTGAGTATCGGGAGAGCACAAAACCCGAGCAAGCTTGA